The sequence TTATTCAGCACTGGTTTCCAGGTTAATCTGGGTGTTTTATCATGCATTACCGGCCGTAACGATTACTTAATTTTAGACGAATACGACCATGCTTCGCTGATTGATGGCAGCCGCCTTTCATTTTCGCGCGTTATTAAATACGCCCACAATGATATGGCCGACCTGCAACGCAAACTAAGCATCCTGCCCGAAGACGCTGTTAAGGTTATCGCTGTGGATGGTATCTTCAGCATGGAAGGTGATATCGTTAAACTACCTGAAATTGTACAACTGGCCGACCAGTACGGCGCAAACATAATGGTTGACGATGCGCACAGCCTGGGCGTTATCGGCAATAAAGGCGCTGGTACCGCGTCGCACTTTGGTTTAACTGACGAGGTTGACCTGATCATGGGTACCTTCAGTAAATCACTGGCATCGCTGGGTGGCTTTATCGCTGCCGATGCCGCTACTATCGATTATTTAAAACACCGCGCACGTGCCTTAATGTTTAGCGCAAGTATGCCGCCGGCATCTGTGGCCAGCGTTATCGCCGCGTTAGATATCATCGAATCGGAACCAGAACGTATTGATAAGCTTTGGGCTAACACCAACTACGCTATGCGTTTACTGTTAGAAGAAGGCTTTGACCTGGGCCCAACTGAAAGCCCTATCCTGCCTATCTACGTGCGCGATAACGAGAAAACTTTCCTGGTTACCAAGCACCTGCAAGAGGCCGGTATCTTTGTTAACCCGGTAGTATCGCCGGCTGTACCGTCAGATTCATCGCTGCTGCGCTTCTCGCTGATGGCTACTCATACATTCGAACAAATTGAAGAAGCTATTGAGAAGATCACCAAAGCATTTAAAGACGTTGGTGTAACCGCCATCAAAGAAAAAATATAATTTTTTAAAGCATAACGCGCAAGGATGGTCTTTTTAAACAAAAAGACTACCTTGCGCGTAGTTTTTTTATAGTGTTACCGTAAACCATTATCAAACCTGTATCAATTATAAAATCCCCTGTTTGTGAAAAAGATAGTTTCCGTAAGTTCTAAAAAGGATTTAGCCGCGTTTATTGATTTCCCGCACGACCTGTATAAGGACGACCCTTACTACGTGCCCGAACTTTTCATCGCGCAGCGCGATCTGCTGACAAAGCACCCTTTTCATAAACACAACCAGGTACAGTGCTTTTTAGCTTATAATGGCGATAAGATAGTTGGCCGCATTGCTGCTATACTTAACAACGCCCACAACAGCTATAATAAGGTTAACGATGGCTTTTTCGGATTTTTTGATTGTGTGAACGATACCGAAGTGTCAACCATGCTGTTTGATATCGCCACCAAATGGCTGAAAGGCAAAGGCGTTACCGGCAAACTATTAGGCCCCGTAAATTTTTCGACTAATGAACCATGTGGTTTACTGGTGGAAGGATTTGACAGCTCGCCTTTCCTGATGCAGACTTATAACTATCCTTATTATGCGCAACTGATAGAGAACTTCGGTTTGCAGAAGGATGTGGACCTGATTGCCTGGCATTGGGATGGGCAAGCTTATGATGACCGGTCAGTGCGTCTGCTCGACTCGCTACAGGAGCGCTTAAAGCGAAATAATATCATCATCCGCAAGGTTGATCTAAAGAAGTTTAAGGAAGAAACCATTAAGCTTCGCGAGGTGTACAACTCAGCCTGGGACCAGAATACCGGCTTTGTACCACTTACCGATGATGAGTTTGATTATTTAGCAAAAGACCTGAAACTGATCCTTGATCCCGACTTTGCCCTTGTGGCCGAGCAAAACGGCAAGATAGTGGCCTTTGGTTTGGCCCTGCCCAACTATAACGAGATCTTTAAAAAGATAAAGCGAGGCCGCCTGTTGCCTACCGGCATTTTTAAACTGCTGTTTGGCAAAAAAGACATCCAAAGCATCCGCATATATGCCCTTGGTGTAATTGACGGCTATCGCAAAATGGGTATCGAAGCTTGTTTGTATGGTACCATTATTAAGGAGTACAAGCAAAAAGGCTACAAACATGCCGAAGCCGGCTGGACGCTGGAAAACAACACCATGATCAACGAGGCGATAAAAGCCATTAAGGGCGATCCATATAAAAAATACAGGTTATACCAGAAACAGATATGAGGGAACGGGTTTTAATAACAGGTGCAAGTGGTTTTGTGGGATATCATTTGGTAGAGGAGGCACTGAAAAACAACCTGGAAGTTTACGCGGCAGTACGCAAAAGCAGCAAAACAGATCACCTGAAAAAGCTGAACATTAAACTTACCTACCCCGATTTTAAAAATGTAGCATCCTTAAAAAAGGATTTTGAAGCAAACCAGTATCATTATGTGATACATGCCGCCGGTGTTACCCGTGCCAAAAACCAGCAAGCCTACAACGCGGTGAATGTTGATTATACCGTTAACCTGGCTAAAGCCGCCGCCGCATCGCCACACTTCAAAAAATTTGTTTTTATCAGCAGCCTGGCCGCTTTGGGACCATTGCACACGCTTACGGGTATTATTAATGATAATAGCATCCCGCACCCGGTAACATCGTACGGCAAAAGCAAAATGATAGCCGAACAAGCCATTAAAACAATACCGGGTTTAAATTGTACCATACTACGCCCCACCGGTGTATACGGCCCGCGCGATAAGGATATATACATAGCATTGAAGCAATTTTCTAAAAGTTTTGAAGCCTATATAGGCCATGCCCCTCAAAAACTGAGCTTTATTTATGTAAAAGATCTGGCAGCGGCAAGTGTAAAAGCCTTATATAGCGGTAAAAACAAAGCTTATAACCTAAGCGATGGTAATTTTTATGATAGATACGAACTTGCTGATATAACAAAGGATATATTGCGCGTTAAAACCTACAAATTTCATCTGCCGGTCAACTTTGTAAAAATTATTGCATCCATGGCCGAAATTATTGGTTCTTTGCGCGGACGTACCCCTGTATTAAACCGTGAAAAGCTGCATGAGCTAATGGCCGCCAACTGGTATTGCAGTATTGAGGAAGCCCGG comes from Mucilaginibacter mali and encodes:
- the spt gene encoding serine palmitoyltransferase, with translation MGKKLHDKIAQFKDAAIIREAGLYPYFRPIESGQDTEVIIDGKRVLMFGSNSYLGLTNHPKIKEASKKAIDKYGTGCAGSRFLNGTLDIHIELERRLAAYVEKEAAVLFSTGFQVNLGVLSCITGRNDYLILDEYDHASLIDGSRLSFSRVIKYAHNDMADLQRKLSILPEDAVKVIAVDGIFSMEGDIVKLPEIVQLADQYGANIMVDDAHSLGVIGNKGAGTASHFGLTDEVDLIMGTFSKSLASLGGFIAADAATIDYLKHRARALMFSASMPPASVASVIAALDIIESEPERIDKLWANTNYAMRLLLEEGFDLGPTESPILPIYVRDNEKTFLVTKHLQEAGIFVNPVVSPAVPSDSSLLRFSLMATHTFEQIEEAIEKITKAFKDVGVTAIKEKI
- a CDS encoding GNAT family N-acetyltransferase, which encodes MKKIVSVSSKKDLAAFIDFPHDLYKDDPYYVPELFIAQRDLLTKHPFHKHNQVQCFLAYNGDKIVGRIAAILNNAHNSYNKVNDGFFGFFDCVNDTEVSTMLFDIATKWLKGKGVTGKLLGPVNFSTNEPCGLLVEGFDSSPFLMQTYNYPYYAQLIENFGLQKDVDLIAWHWDGQAYDDRSVRLLDSLQERLKRNNIIIRKVDLKKFKEETIKLREVYNSAWDQNTGFVPLTDDEFDYLAKDLKLILDPDFALVAEQNGKIVAFGLALPNYNEIFKKIKRGRLLPTGIFKLLFGKKDIQSIRIYALGVIDGYRKMGIEACLYGTIIKEYKQKGYKHAEAGWTLENNTMINEAIKAIKGDPYKKYRLYQKQI
- a CDS encoding NAD-dependent epimerase/dehydratase family protein — translated: MRERVLITGASGFVGYHLVEEALKNNLEVYAAVRKSSKTDHLKKLNIKLTYPDFKNVASLKKDFEANQYHYVIHAAGVTRAKNQQAYNAVNVDYTVNLAKAAAASPHFKKFVFISSLAALGPLHTLTGIINDNSIPHPVTSYGKSKMIAEQAIKTIPGLNCTILRPTGVYGPRDKDIYIALKQFSKSFEAYIGHAPQKLSFIYVKDLAAASVKALYSGKNKAYNLSDGNFYDRYELADITKDILRVKTYKFHLPVNFVKIIASMAEIIGSLRGRTPVLNREKLHELMAANWYCSIEEARHDMGFYPQYDLKAGLTETLNWYKANKWL